Proteins from a genomic interval of Clostridium scatologenes:
- a CDS encoding VanZ family protein: MSEYIIPIKAAVITFPIFAALFTLPFLIYQYRKHGYVNYYRALFLYSFLLYLITAYYLIILPLPKTHDVLSLQKPGTKHTQLIPFTFILDILRETKVQIAKPSTYFHLFKERAFLQAAFNVILLLPLGIYLNYYFKKSLKKIVLISFCVSLFFELTQLSAVYGFYNAPYRTFDVDDLMLNTLGGYLGYVISPAFMKLLPNISKLDESVQLEQITIGFIRRFLAFIFDWGIFIILSIITLGHLKMYIFVFIYFILITYFTNGSTFGKWILRIKITGKDKKLKFKEVFIRYGALYYGFFGVNYMVFIGNILNRSILTSCLNYILMILVFLLNLAVIRNVTVHFFSKDKKLFYDKMSGTRLIVAD, encoded by the coding sequence ATGTCAGAATATATTATTCCAATAAAGGCAGCAGTAATTACTTTTCCAATTTTTGCAGCATTATTTACACTGCCATTTTTGATATATCAATATAGAAAACATGGATATGTCAATTATTACAGAGCATTATTTTTATACTCTTTTTTGTTATATTTGATAACAGCATATTATCTTATTATACTACCACTGCCTAAAACACATGATGTACTGAGTTTACAAAAACCTGGAACTAAGCACACTCAATTAATACCATTTACATTTATACTAGATATTTTAAGAGAAACAAAGGTTCAGATAGCAAAACCTTCAACTTATTTTCATTTATTTAAAGAAAGGGCTTTTTTACAAGCAGCTTTTAATGTGATTTTGTTATTACCACTTGGAATTTATTTGAACTATTATTTTAAAAAGAGTCTTAAGAAGATTGTATTAATATCATTTTGTGTTTCTTTATTTTTTGAACTTACTCAGTTAAGTGCAGTATATGGTTTTTACAATGCACCTTATAGAACTTTTGATGTAGATGATTTGATGTTAAATACTTTAGGTGGATATCTAGGATATGTTATATCACCAGCATTCATGAAATTATTGCCTAATATTAGTAAGCTGGATGAAAGTGTTCAGCTTGAACAAATTACTATTGGTTTTATAAGAAGATTCTTAGCTTTTATATTTGATTGGGGGATTTTTATTATTTTATCAATAATTACATTAGGGCATTTAAAAATGTATATATTTGTATTCATCTATTTTATATTGATTACTTATTTTACTAATGGTAGCACTTTTGGAAAATGGATTCTTAGAATAAAGATTACAGGTAAGGATAAAAAATTAAAATTTAAAGAGGTATTTATAAGATACGGTGCACTATATTATGGTTTTTTTGGAGTAAATTATATGGTTTTTATTGGTAATATATTAAATCGAAGTATATTAACCAGTTGTCTTAATTATATTTTAATGATTTTAGTATTTTTATTAAATTTAGCAGTCATACGAAATGTCACAGTACACTTTTTTTCAAAAGATAAAAAATTATTTTATGATAAAATGAGTGGGACAAGGTTAATAGTAGCAGATTAA
- the hydF gene encoding [FeFe] hydrogenase H-cluster maturation GTPase HydF — protein sequence MSNLNETPRANRLHIALFGKRNAGKSSIINALTGQEIALVSDVKGTTTDPVYKAMEILPIGPVVLIDTAGLDDEGELGELRKKKAMEVLTKTDVAILVIDAEIGVTDFDKDILSKIKRRNIPVIGALNKTDTNKINADTLSEMQNQLDLKLIPVSAVSNKGIDLIKNELIKIVPEDEDKFKIVGDLISPGDFVVLVTPIDKAAPKGRLILPQQQVIRDILESDAIAVVTKEYELKETLANLGKKPKMVITDSQVFLKVAADTPKDIPLTSFSILFARNKGNLTELVKGAKAIKNLKDGDKILIAEGCTHHRQSDDIGKVKIPRWLRQITGKKLEFDFASGVSFTENIKDYALIVHCGACMLNRKAMLYRIEQAQNAEVPIVNYGVLISYVQGIFDRALEVFPMAKLTWEEE from the coding sequence ATGAGCAATTTAAATGAAACCCCACGTGCAAACAGGCTACACATAGCACTTTTCGGAAAAAGGAATGCTGGAAAATCAAGTATTATAAATGCTCTTACAGGACAAGAAATAGCACTTGTTTCTGATGTAAAAGGAACCACCACAGACCCTGTATACAAAGCAATGGAAATTTTGCCAATTGGTCCTGTAGTTCTAATAGATACTGCTGGTCTTGATGATGAAGGCGAATTAGGTGAACTTAGAAAAAAGAAAGCTATGGAAGTTTTAACCAAAACAGATGTTGCCATTTTAGTCATTGATGCTGAGATTGGTGTTACTGATTTTGATAAGGATATATTATCTAAAATTAAAAGAAGAAATATACCTGTTATAGGAGCTTTAAACAAAACAGATACCAATAAAATAAATGCTGATACTCTTTCTGAAATGCAAAATCAGCTGGACTTAAAATTAATCCCTGTGTCTGCTGTTTCCAATAAAGGTATCGACTTAATAAAAAATGAACTCATTAAAATTGTACCTGAAGATGAAGATAAGTTTAAAATTGTTGGAGACCTTATATCTCCTGGTGACTTTGTTGTTTTAGTTACTCCTATTGATAAAGCTGCTCCAAAGGGAAGACTTATACTTCCTCAACAGCAGGTTATAAGAGATATCCTTGAAAGTGATGCTATAGCTGTTGTCACAAAGGAATATGAACTTAAGGAAACTTTAGCTAACTTAGGCAAAAAGCCTAAGATGGTAATCACTGATTCTCAAGTATTTTTAAAGGTGGCTGCTGATACTCCAAAGGATATTCCTTTAACTTCCTTCTCAATACTTTTTGCAAGGAATAAAGGAAATCTTACAGAACTTGTTAAAGGTGCTAAAGCCATAAAAAATTTAAAAGACGGTGACAAAATATTAATTGCTGAAGGATGTACTCATCACAGGCAATCTGATGATATTGGAAAGGTTAAAATACCAAGATGGCTTAGACAAATTACTGGTAAAAAGCTTGAATTTGATTTTGCATCTGGAGTAAGCTTTACAGAAAATATAAAGGATTATGCTCTCATAGTTCACTGTGGTGCATGTATGCTCAATAGAAAAGCTATGCTTTATAGAATTGAGCAAGCTCAAAATGCTGAAGTTCCTATTGTAAACTATGGTGTTCTAATAAGCTATGTTCAAGGTATATTCGATAGAGCTTTAGAAGTATTTCCAATGGCAAAGCTTACCTGGGAAGAAGAATAA
- a CDS encoding pyridoxamine 5'-phosphate oxidase family protein, which yields MRNPEQTIGNVIDKSNLTIISYINNEGFPISKAMLSPRQREGIKTFWFSTNTSSNKVKYFRENSKASIYFVNKRFFRGVSLVGMVEILETPEAKEKLWQDGDTMYYKQGVTDSDYCVLKFTAKKGRYYSNFKSEDFDI from the coding sequence ATGAGAAATCCAGAACAAACAATTGGTAATGTGATTGATAAAAGTAATCTGACAATTATTAGTTATATAAATAATGAGGGATTCCCTATCAGTAAGGCAATGTTATCTCCACGCCAGCGTGAAGGAATTAAAACATTTTGGTTTTCCACAAACACATCATCAAATAAAGTGAAATATTTTCGAGAAAATTCTAAAGCAAGTATATACTTTGTTAATAAGCGTTTTTTTCGAGGGGTAAGCCTTGTTGGAATGGTAGAAATTCTTGAAACACCAGAAGCAAAAGAAAAATTATGGCAGGATGGTGATACTATGTACTATAAACAAGGTGTGACTGACTCTGACTATTGCGTATTAAAATTTACAGCAAAAAAAGGACGCTATTATAGCAATTTTAAATCTGAAGATTTTGATATTTGA
- the pepI gene encoding proline iminopeptidase: MKITEGYMPYLEYKTYYRIVGECTGNKKPLVLLHGGPGSTHNYFEVLDKIAEDGRAVIMYDQLGCGLSATPSRPDLWCAKTWIEELIKLRKHLGLDEIHLLGQSWGGMQAIEYACKYKPEGIKSYILSSTLPSASLWEKEQRRRIAYLPQEMQDAIARAEKTGDYSSKEYQAAEAEFMLRHCAGAVESDSPECLRRPKVAGTEAYITAWGQNEFSPSGTLKNFDFMKEIEDIQEPCLIISGLLDLCSPLVAKTMYDKIPNSEWELFEFSRHMPFVEENEKYIEILNKWLNKND, encoded by the coding sequence ATGAAAATTACTGAAGGCTATATGCCATATCTAGAATATAAGACTTACTACCGTATAGTAGGTGAGTGTACAGGAAATAAGAAACCGTTAGTTTTATTACACGGTGGTCCAGGTTCTACACATAATTATTTTGAAGTACTTGATAAGATTGCTGAAGATGGACGTGCAGTTATTATGTATGATCAATTAGGATGTGGATTATCTGCGACACCTTCTCGTCCTGACTTATGGTGTGCTAAAACATGGATTGAAGAATTAATAAAGTTACGTAAACATCTTGGTTTAGATGAAATTCATTTATTAGGACAATCTTGGGGAGGAATGCAAGCAATTGAATATGCTTGCAAATACAAACCTGAAGGAATAAAAAGCTATATCCTATCCAGTACTTTACCATCTGCTTCACTATGGGAAAAAGAACAACGTAGAAGAATTGCATACCTTCCACAAGAAATGCAGGATGCCATTGCTAGAGCAGAAAAAACTGGAGATTATTCTTCAAAAGAATATCAAGCAGCAGAAGCAGAATTCATGCTTCGTCATTGTGCAGGGGCAGTAGAATCAGATTCTCCAGAATGTTTAAGACGTCCAAAAGTTGCTGGAACAGAAGCTTACATAACTGCCTGGGGACAAAATGAATTCAGTCCATCTGGCACATTAAAAAACTTTGATTTCATGAAAGAGATTGAAGATATTCAAGAACCTTGTTTAATAATCAGTGGTTTGCTTGACCTTTGCTCACCACTTGTTGCAAAAACAATGTATGACAAAATTCCTAATTCAGAATGGGAATTGTTTGAATTCAGCCGTCACATGCCATTTGTAGAGGAAAATGAAAAATACATAGAAATACTTAATAAATGGTTGAATAAAAACGACTAA
- a CDS encoding aspartate ammonia-lyase: MAININFRVEKDLLGEKKINSNAYYGINTSRALDNFNVSSKKVNLHLIKAIVTIKKSAAITHKKLKELSPEIADAIIESCDKILKDEFNSEFVVDALQGGAGTSTNMNVNEVIANVAIELLGGEKGDYSLVHPLHHVNMSQSTNDVYPTAIRIAAIKLLRPLSLAFANLQEALQIKENEFADVLKLGRTQLMDALPMMAGQGFGAYARAISRDRWRLYKVEERLREINIGGTAIGTGMNATLKYIFLMTDILQDLTGLGLARSDYPMDTTQNMDVFVEVSGLLKSASVNLIKISNDIRLLGSGPRGGIGELSLPKVQAGSSIMAGKVNPVIAEMAAQTSMKVISNDAAITYAAASGQLELNAFGPLIAESLLESLEILTNAVNIFTEKCINGLEVNEGNCIHNLESSASIVTALVHHIGYDKASEIAKRSLKESKTIKELCLEEKILTPEKLNEILNPYEITKPGIPGMKEGKKQ, encoded by the coding sequence ATGGCCATAAATATAAACTTTAGAGTAGAAAAAGATTTGCTTGGAGAAAAAAAAATAAACAGCAATGCTTATTATGGTATAAATACTTCAAGAGCTTTAGATAATTTCAATGTATCTTCAAAAAAAGTCAACTTACATTTGATTAAAGCAATTGTTACAATAAAAAAATCTGCTGCTATTACTCACAAGAAATTAAAAGAATTATCCCCCGAAATAGCAGATGCAATTATAGAATCTTGTGATAAAATACTAAAAGATGAATTCAACTCTGAATTTGTAGTAGATGCGCTGCAAGGCGGTGCTGGAACATCTACTAATATGAATGTAAATGAAGTAATTGCAAATGTTGCTATAGAATTACTTGGCGGCGAAAAAGGCGACTATTCTCTTGTTCATCCTCTTCATCATGTTAATATGTCACAATCAACTAATGATGTATATCCTACTGCTATACGAATTGCTGCTATAAAGCTCTTAAGGCCTTTAAGTTTAGCTTTTGCCAATCTTCAAGAGGCACTTCAAATAAAGGAAAATGAGTTTGCAGATGTATTGAAACTTGGAAGAACTCAACTTATGGATGCACTTCCAATGATGGCAGGTCAGGGTTTTGGCGCATATGCACGAGCAATTTCTAGAGATAGATGGAGATTGTACAAGGTTGAAGAAAGACTTCGTGAAATAAATATAGGCGGTACAGCTATTGGTACTGGTATGAATGCAACTTTAAAATACATATTTCTTATGACAGACATTCTTCAAGATTTAACTGGACTTGGATTAGCTCGCAGTGACTATCCTATGGACACTACTCAAAACATGGATGTCTTTGTAGAAGTTTCTGGTCTTTTAAAGTCTGCATCTGTTAATTTAATAAAAATATCCAATGACATACGTCTTTTAGGTTCTGGACCAAGAGGTGGAATTGGAGAGCTTTCATTACCTAAAGTTCAAGCTGGTTCTTCTATTATGGCTGGAAAAGTAAATCCAGTAATAGCTGAAATGGCCGCTCAAACTTCGATGAAGGTAATATCTAATGATGCTGCTATTACCTATGCTGCAGCTTCTGGTCAATTAGAATTAAATGCCTTTGGTCCTTTAATTGCTGAATCACTTTTAGAATCCCTTGAAATATTAACCAATGCAGTAAATATATTCACAGAGAAATGCATTAATGGATTAGAAGTTAATGAAGGTAATTGCATTCATAATCTTGAATCTTCTGCCTCTATAGTTACAGCTCTTGTTCATCATATAGGCTATGATAAAGCTTCTGAAATCGCAAAAAGATCACTAAAAGAAAGTAAAACTATTAAAGAACTTTGCCTTGAAGAAAAAATCTTAACTCCAGAAAAACTAAATGAAATACTAAATCCTTATGAAATAACTAAGCCAGGAATCCCTGGAATGAAAGAAGGTAAAAAACAATGA
- a CDS encoding winged helix-turn-helix transcriptional regulator: MKLRNEYTCPLELTHDIIRGKWKPIILWQLGKGASSLVYLQEIIEGIGQKMLLQHLNELQDFDMVQKKQFNGYPLKVEYSLTERGKQMLEVVITMQKIGIDLMKEDGKEDFLKEKGLL, translated from the coding sequence ATGAAATTAAGAAATGAATATACTTGTCCTTTAGAATTAACACACGATATTATTCGTGGAAAATGGAAACCAATTATATTATGGCAACTTGGAAAAGGAGCTTCTTCTTTAGTATATTTGCAAGAAATCATAGAAGGAATTGGACAAAAAATGTTGCTTCAACATTTGAACGAATTGCAGGATTTTGATATGGTTCAAAAGAAACAATTTAATGGATATCCATTGAAAGTAGAGTATTCGTTAACTGAAAGAGGAAAACAAATGTTAGAAGTTGTAATTACTATGCAGAAAATTGGAATTGATCTTATGAAGGAGGATGGCAAAGAAGATTTCTTGAAAGAAAAAGGGTTACTTTAA
- a CDS encoding AraC family transcriptional regulator has product MITNELVNQSIDYIMQHLDEEISIEDVADYCHFSKYYFSRVFKKETGESIYAFIKRSKMEQSALNLKIEKEKSITDIGYDYGYSPSNYSSAFKKHHNISPAEFRKNKNTTCVPHPFYQDKLAKFQSFEEYDQEILIQELDDFVVIYERYIGNYIELGKNWYDFTEKYKDYFKEDTLLIERFYDDPCITGLDKCLYDICMTVDKNCSLDNVTTIQGGKFALCRFDGLIQDIFTAFQGVFNIWLPDSGYEMDERYGLDIYRAIDWEDMHVVMDLCIPIK; this is encoded by the coding sequence ATGATTACAAATGAATTAGTAAATCAAAGTATTGATTATATTATGCAGCATTTAGATGAGGAAATTTCTATTGAAGATGTTGCAGATTACTGCCATTTTTCAAAATATTACTTTAGCAGAGTTTTTAAGAAAGAAACAGGAGAAAGTATTTATGCTTTTATCAAACGCTCAAAAATGGAGCAAAGTGCTTTAAACCTCAAAATTGAAAAAGAAAAATCAATTACAGACATTGGATATGATTATGGATACAGTCCATCAAATTATAGTTCTGCATTTAAGAAACACCATAATATTTCTCCAGCGGAATTTCGAAAGAATAAAAACACTACATGTGTACCTCATCCTTTTTATCAAGATAAGCTTGCTAAGTTCCAATCATTTGAAGAATACGATCAAGAGATACTTATACAGGAATTGGATGATTTTGTGGTTATCTATGAAAGATATATTGGAAACTATATTGAGTTAGGGAAAAATTGGTATGATTTCACAGAAAAATATAAAGATTATTTTAAGGAAGATACTCTTTTAATTGAAAGATTTTATGATGATCCTTGTATTACAGGCTTAGATAAATGTTTATATGATATATGTATGACAGTTGATAAAAATTGTTCACTAGACAATGTTACAACTATTCAAGGAGGTAAATTTGCACTTTGTCGCTTTGATGGATTGATACAAGATATTTTTACTGCTTTTCAGGGGGTATTTAATATTTGGCTGCCAGACAGTGGTTATGAAATGGATGAAAGATATGGATTAGATATTTATCGAGCTATTGACTGGGAAGATATGCATGTTGTAATGGATTTATGTATACCTATTAAATAG
- a CDS encoding glycosyltransferase family 39 protein, translated as MKKIKLTKENLGLIIILIMSSVLNLANLNIEGYGNEYYAAGVKSMTMSLKNFFFVSFDPAGFVTIDKPPLGFWIQAISAKIFGYSGWSIILPQAIAGVISVWVIYRVVKRSFGTAAGLISALCLAVTPVFVAVSRNNTCDNLLVLTLLLACWALSIAAEKGKLKYLLLSLALVGVGFNIKMLQAYMVAPALYITYLLFNKVSIKKRIVHLIAGTAILLAISFSWAAAVDLTPAANRPYVGSSGSNSVIQLIVQHNGLERLGLSSSTSGSGAKGNPGGNPPGQSNKTKTTSKTQTDATSSATKEQSNSGNGTQNFSSNTSGKGTPDNNGPGQGAPPNGGSKGQGTPPSGGGPGKGRNGGGQGGGTFGGQEKSSITRLFSNNSLSDQIIWLFPLAIFGFIAAVLKERIQKSSNNKKKISLALWFIWMLPEFIYFSFTTGLFHPYYLTMLSAPIAALTGIGVVSMWKFYKEGGWKSWILPAALIADGLVQMLLISYYYSSSSVAKIMMIMMSVLCFGSSLILIAFNLLKNKNIKLKKIVLAAALTGLLVAPTVWSSTAAFCNMNGSFPSASLSLMTSKQASGGSASYSNSNNSKLIEFLQKNKTNEKYILVTSSTNGYASDIIIKTGEAVMTSGFFGNDNAITLSQFKELVSKGEVRYVMAGGQGGNNEIMNWVKANGKVVSESQWKDSNSKSQGFEGGNSEQLYDLKGVNTTSTTSTK; from the coding sequence ATGAAAAAGATAAAACTTACAAAAGAGAATTTGGGATTGATAATAATTTTAATAATGTCTTCAGTATTAAATTTGGCAAATTTAAATATAGAGGGATATGGAAATGAATATTATGCTGCAGGTGTAAAGAGTATGACTATGAGCTTGAAAAACTTCTTCTTTGTATCCTTTGATCCAGCGGGATTTGTAACAATTGACAAACCACCACTTGGATTTTGGATACAAGCTATATCTGCTAAAATATTTGGATACAGTGGATGGAGTATAATACTTCCACAGGCTATTGCAGGAGTTATTTCCGTTTGGGTTATATATCGTGTTGTAAAAAGATCCTTTGGAACTGCTGCAGGGTTAATTTCGGCATTATGTCTTGCAGTTACACCAGTTTTTGTTGCAGTAAGTAGAAATAATACTTGTGATAACTTGCTTGTTTTAACTTTACTCTTAGCATGTTGGGCACTTTCTATAGCAGCTGAAAAAGGAAAACTAAAATATCTTCTGTTAAGTTTAGCGCTTGTAGGGGTTGGCTTCAATATAAAGATGTTACAGGCATACATGGTAGCACCAGCTTTATATATAACTTATCTTCTTTTTAATAAAGTTTCCATAAAAAAGAGAATAGTACATCTTATTGCAGGAACAGCTATTTTATTAGCAATATCATTTTCTTGGGCTGCAGCTGTAGATTTAACACCTGCTGCCAATAGACCTTATGTAGGAAGCAGTGGAAGTAATTCAGTTATACAACTTATAGTTCAGCATAATGGCTTAGAAAGGCTTGGACTTAGCAGTAGTACATCAGGTTCTGGGGCAAAGGGTAATCCAGGTGGTAATCCTCCAGGACAAAGCAACAAGACGAAAACGACATCTAAAACACAAACAGATGCTACTTCTAGCGCCACAAAAGAACAATCTAATTCAGGTAATGGTACACAAAATTTTTCTAGTAATACTTCTGGAAAAGGAACACCTGATAATAATGGTCCAGGGCAAGGTGCACCTCCTAATGGTGGTAGCAAAGGACAAGGCACACCTCCTAGTGGCGGTGGCCCAGGAAAAGGAAGAAATGGTGGCGGTCAAGGTGGAGGAACCTTTGGAGGCCAGGAAAAATCAAGTATTACAAGATTGTTCTCCAATAATAGTTTGTCAGATCAGATAATTTGGCTTTTCCCACTTGCAATATTTGGCTTTATAGCAGCTGTACTAAAGGAAAGAATACAAAAATCTTCTAATAATAAGAAGAAAATATCGTTGGCACTATGGTTTATATGGATGCTTCCTGAATTTATATACTTTAGTTTCACAACAGGGTTGTTTCACCCATACTATTTAACTATGCTTTCAGCACCAATTGCAGCTTTAACAGGAATTGGAGTTGTATCAATGTGGAAGTTCTATAAAGAGGGTGGATGGAAGTCATGGATTTTACCAGCAGCACTTATTGCAGATGGATTAGTTCAAATGCTTCTCATATCTTATTATTATAGTTCATCAAGTGTTGCAAAGATTATGATGATAATGATGTCAGTTTTATGCTTTGGATCTTCATTAATATTAATTGCTTTTAATTTGCTAAAAAATAAAAACATAAAGTTAAAGAAAATAGTATTAGCTGCTGCGCTTACAGGACTTTTGGTTGCACCTACAGTTTGGTCAAGTACTGCTGCCTTTTGTAATATGAATGGAAGCTTCCCATCTGCTAGCTTGTCATTAATGACTAGTAAACAAGCGAGTGGAGGAAGTGCAAGTTATTCAAACAGTAATAATTCAAAGCTTATAGAATTTTTACAAAAAAATAAAACAAATGAAAAATATATTCTTGTAACATCATCTACTAATGGATATGCTTCAGACATAATAATTAAAACTGGTGAAGCTGTAATGACCTCAGGCTTCTTTGGAAATGATAATGCAATTACATTGAGTCAGTTTAAGGAATTAGTGAGCAAAGGTGAAGTGAGATATGTTATGGCAGGAGGTCAAGGTGGCAATAATGAAATAATGAATTGGGTTAAGGCAAATGGTAAAGTTGTTTCAGAAAGTCAGTGGAAAGATTCAAATTCTAAATCTCAAGGTTTTGAAGGAGGAAATTCTGAACAGCTGTACGATTTAAAAGGAGTTAATACTACTTCAACCACTTCAACGAAATAA
- a CDS encoding DUF6144 family protein, with the protein MFDIRKIQEQVIYEAVKSASNDEIAGEIVYGKDKLAKTEGNPTWVKSTMKRLENHFDKSKVKNIRAHCQCGYGMDEKLALVKELIELSSNMEEFANSDKAKAAGLSYKNGELYLEFHFCPCPMLADVDRLDTNTWCQCTTGYSKVLFEKAFECKVEVELLKSIKMGDDICLMKIVPQGVIWK; encoded by the coding sequence ATGTTTGATATAAGGAAAATTCAAGAGCAGGTAATTTATGAAGCTGTTAAAAGTGCCAGTAATGATGAAATTGCAGGAGAAATAGTGTATGGAAAAGATAAGCTGGCTAAAACAGAGGGTAATCCTACATGGGTGAAGTCTACAATGAAGAGATTAGAAAACCATTTTGATAAGTCAAAGGTTAAGAATATTAGAGCGCACTGTCAGTGTGGGTATGGTATGGATGAAAAATTAGCACTGGTTAAAGAGTTAATAGAATTATCTTCAAATATGGAAGAATTCGCAAATTCAGATAAGGCAAAAGCTGCAGGGCTTTCTTATAAGAATGGAGAATTATATCTTGAATTTCATTTTTGTCCATGTCCAATGCTTGCAGATGTGGATAGATTGGATACTAATACTTGGTGTCAATGTACAACTGGGTATAGTAAAGTTCTTTTTGAAAAAGCCTTTGAATGTAAAGTAGAGGTGGAATTGTTAAAAAGTATAAAAATGGGTGACGATATATGCCTTATGAAAATAGTTCCACAAGGAGTTATATGGAAATAG
- a CDS encoding alpha/beta hydrolase codes for MNKSKVEKVNFYSDILDKEMSMLVYLPEGYDIFTPLPVLYFLHGRSGNENIMLELNINIKADEMIKSGEIKPMIIVCPRIENSRGLNSSLICKEVSDSADNSRIINLGMYEDYFIKEVVSNIDKTFNTIKNKEGRYVGGVSAGGYIALHNSLRHQHMFSKVGGHMPALELKLEDEDKPYFKDMEIWEKYDPINIARNNNISSHIDVYLDAGDKDEGKFYEGCSILHEILKGKGINSQNHVFPGNHSIKYIQENIEKYLKFYGC; via the coding sequence ATGAATAAATCAAAAGTAGAAAAAGTAAATTTTTATAGTGATATACTAGATAAAGAGATGTCAATGCTTGTATATTTACCTGAAGGTTATGATATTTTTACTCCACTGCCTGTGTTATATTTTTTGCATGGAAGAAGTGGAAATGAAAATATAATGCTTGAACTGAATATAAATATCAAAGCTGATGAAATGATAAAAAGTGGAGAAATTAAGCCCATGATAATTGTATGTCCAAGAATTGAAAATAGTCGTGGACTAAATTCATCCTTAATATGCAAAGAAGTATCTGATTCTGCAGACAATAGTAGAATTATAAATTTAGGAATGTATGAAGATTACTTTATAAAAGAAGTAGTGTCAAACATCGATAAAACTTTCAATACCATAAAAAATAAAGAAGGAAGATATGTAGGAGGAGTTTCTGCTGGTGGTTATATAGCTCTTCACAATTCTTTAAGACATCAGCATATGTTTTCAAAAGTAGGAGGACACATGCCTGCTTTAGAGTTGAAGCTTGAAGATGAAGACAAACCATATTTTAAAGATATGGAGATATGGGAAAAATATGATCCAATAAATATTGCAAGAAATAATAATATTTCTTCTCACATTGATGTCTATCTTGATGCTGGAGATAAGGATGAAGGTAAGTTTTATGAAGGTTGTTCAATTTTACATGAAATATTAAAAGGAAAGGGCATAAACTCTCAAAATCATGTATTCCCTGGTAATCACAGTATTAAATATATACAAGAAAATATTGAAAAATATCTAAAATTTTATGGATGCTAA